In the genome of Massilia sp. PAMC28688, one region contains:
- the greB gene encoding transcription elongation factor GreB codes for MNKAFVKESDHDDDEEALALAQAIPAGAKNYITPAGYQRIKDELLELIDVERPEVVKVVHWAASNGDRSENGDYIYGKRRLRQIDGRIRFLTKRMDSAAVVDPSLHHGNDQIFFGATVQYRNAAGEEHTVTIVGVDELDPLKGKISWVSPVARALTKAREGDLVTLQTPLGAEELEVISVSYPAPSA; via the coding sequence ATGAATAAAGCATTTGTCAAAGAATCCGATCACGATGACGACGAGGAAGCGCTCGCCCTGGCGCAAGCCATTCCTGCTGGCGCCAAGAATTACATCACGCCGGCCGGCTATCAGCGCATCAAGGATGAGCTGCTCGAGCTGATCGATGTCGAGCGGCCCGAGGTCGTCAAGGTGGTCCACTGGGCCGCGTCCAATGGCGACCGCTCGGAAAACGGCGACTACATCTACGGCAAGCGGCGCCTGCGCCAGATTGACGGGCGTATCCGCTTTCTCACCAAGCGCATGGATTCGGCTGCCGTGGTCGACCCCAGCCTCCATCACGGCAATGACCAGATCTTTTTTGGCGCCACCGTTCAGTATCGCAATGCCGCAGGCGAGGAGCACACCGTCACGATTGTCGGCGTCGACGAACTCGATCCCCTCAAGGGCAAGATCAGCTGGGTTTCGCCCGTGGCACGCGCCCTGACCAAGGCCCGTGAAGGCGACCTGGTCACCTTGCAGACCCCGCTCGGAGCCGAAGAGCTGGAAGTGATCAGCGTGAGCTACCCGGCACCGTCGGCCTAG
- a CDS encoding TonB-dependent receptor, whose protein sequence is MTLLAFACASAFAAEETQEPAKVVIAASRISQIGVADSANSGVVTQQQMEARTVYRPGELLEATPGLIVSQHSGEGKANQFYLRGFNLDHGTDLRTTVDGMLVNQRSHAHGQGWTDLNFLIPELATRLEYRKGPYHVDEGDFAAAGALAVRYADTLQSGVASIGVGQNGFRRMLLADSPRAGKGNLLYALELFHNDGPFTRGDNFNKVNAVLRYSQGTGANGLDVTAMAYKGRWDATDQIPQRAVNDGRLGRFDAVDYTDGGSAHRYSLSGNWRADGGRGASRVNAYVVANELDLYSNFTYFLDDPLNGDQFAQPDRRVTTGLNADHRWGAHRIGFQLQNDNIYNGLYDTVARQRRATTREDHIVETSAAVFYEASNKWSDKFRTVAGLRMDHYRFDVSSDLAANSGRSRASKASPAVSLIFGPWARTELYVNAGRGFHSNDARGTVIAIDPKSGEAVDRVTPLVRATGMELGLRSEYIDGLQSSFSLYRLDFDSELVFVGDAGTTEAGRPSRRTGFEFSNYYRASRYLTIDADLAFARARFRDADPAGRRISGAVEGVASFALAFDNVGPWYGALQWRYFGPRPLIESNAVRSRATSTINGRIGYNISPRMKIEVEGFNLANRRDSAIDYFYESRLRGEAEAVEDIHFHPVESRSFRVTLNTAF, encoded by the coding sequence ATGACACTCCTTGCTTTTGCCTGCGCCTCCGCCTTTGCCGCAGAGGAAACGCAGGAGCCGGCCAAGGTCGTCATTGCCGCCTCCCGCATCAGCCAGATCGGCGTGGCCGATTCCGCCAACAGCGGCGTGGTGACACAGCAGCAAATGGAGGCGCGCACCGTGTACCGCCCCGGTGAACTGCTCGAAGCCACGCCCGGCCTGATCGTGAGCCAGCACAGTGGCGAAGGCAAGGCCAATCAGTTTTATCTGCGCGGCTTCAATCTCGATCACGGCACCGACCTGCGCACCACGGTCGACGGCATGCTGGTCAACCAGCGCAGCCACGCCCATGGCCAGGGCTGGACCGATCTCAATTTCCTGATCCCGGAACTGGCCACGCGGCTGGAATACCGCAAAGGCCCCTACCACGTGGACGAGGGCGATTTTGCCGCCGCCGGGGCGCTGGCCGTGCGCTACGCCGACACGCTGCAAAGCGGCGTGGCCAGCATCGGCGTGGGGCAGAACGGCTTTCGCCGCATGCTGCTGGCCGATTCGCCCAGGGCCGGCAAGGGCAACCTGCTGTACGCGCTCGAGCTGTTCCACAATGATGGCCCGTTCACGCGCGGCGACAACTTCAACAAGGTCAACGCCGTGCTGCGCTACAGCCAGGGCACGGGCGCCAACGGGCTGGATGTGACGGCCATGGCCTACAAGGGCCGCTGGGACGCGACCGACCAGATCCCGCAGCGTGCCGTGAACGACGGCCGCCTGGGGCGTTTTGACGCGGTCGACTACACCGACGGCGGCTCGGCGCACCGCTACAGCCTGTCCGGCAACTGGCGCGCCGATGGCGGGCGCGGCGCGAGCCGCGTGAACGCCTATGTGGTGGCCAATGAGCTCGATCTGTACTCCAACTTCACCTACTTCCTCGACGATCCGCTCAATGGCGACCAGTTCGCCCAGCCCGACCGGCGCGTGACCACGGGTCTGAATGCCGACCATCGCTGGGGAGCGCACCGGATCGGCTTCCAGCTCCAGAACGATAATATTTATAACGGTTTATATGATACCGTCGCGCGCCAGCGCCGCGCCACCACGCGCGAAGACCACATCGTCGAGACCAGCGCCGCCGTGTTCTATGAGGCCAGCAACAAGTGGAGCGACAAGTTCCGCACCGTGGCCGGTCTGCGCATGGACCACTACCGCTTTGACGTATCGAGCGACCTGGCCGCGAACTCGGGCCGCAGCCGCGCCAGCAAGGCCAGTCCCGCCGTGAGCCTGATCTTCGGACCCTGGGCCAGGACCGAGCTTTACGTTAATGCGGGACGCGGGTTTCACAGCAACGATGCACGCGGCACCGTCATTGCCATCGATCCCAAGAGCGGTGAAGCGGTGGACCGCGTGACGCCGCTGGTGCGCGCCACCGGCATGGAGCTGGGCCTGCGCAGTGAATACATCGACGGGCTGCAAAGCTCCTTCTCGCTGTACCGGCTCGATTTTGATTCCGAGCTGGTGTTCGTGGGCGACGCCGGTACTACCGAAGCAGGGCGCCCCAGCCGTCGTACCGGCTTCGAGTTTTCCAACTATTACAGGGCCAGCCGCTACCTCACCATCGATGCCGACCTTGCGTTTGCGCGCGCCCGCTTTCGCGATGCCGATCCGGCCGGCCGCCGCATCAGCGGCGCCGTCGAGGGCGTCGCCTCGTTCGCGCTCGCGTTCGACAATGTGGGCCCGTGGTACGGCGCCCTGCAGTGGCGCTACTTCGGGCCGCGTCCCCTGATCGAATCGAACGCCGTGCGTTCGCGAGCCACCTCCACCATCAACGGGCGCATTGGCTACAACATCAGCCCACGCATGAAAATTGAAGTGGAAGGCTTCAACCTGGCCAACCGGCGCGATTCGGCCATTGACTACTTCTACGAGTCGCGCCTGCGGGGCGAGGCCGAGGCGGTGGAAGACATCCACTTTCACCCGGTGGAGTCGCGCTCGTTCCGCGTGACCTTGAACACGGCGTTTTAG
- a CDS encoding response regulator transcription factor, whose protein sequence is MTQKATIRVFIADDHAIVREGLKQILAESPDIIVAGEAENGIDAIQLFRKSKCHVMLLDISMPDRSGIEVLKQVKKENPDIAVLMLSMHREDQYAIRSLKAGASGYLTKQSAPRELVTAIRQVATGQKYVSAALAQELASSIGDNHEAPLHDALSDREYQTLTMIASGKTVSAIAEELSLSVKTVSEYRARLLVKMKLKNSAELTHYAIKNQLIE, encoded by the coding sequence ATGACACAAAAAGCCACCATCCGCGTCTTTATTGCCGACGACCACGCCATCGTGCGCGAAGGCCTCAAGCAGATCCTTGCCGAGTCGCCCGACATCATCGTGGCCGGCGAAGCCGAGAACGGCATTGATGCCATCCAGCTGTTTCGCAAATCGAAATGCCACGTGATGCTGCTCGATATTTCCATGCCCGACCGCAGCGGCATCGAGGTGCTCAAGCAGGTCAAGAAGGAAAACCCGGACATTGCCGTCCTGATGCTGTCGATGCACCGCGAAGACCAGTACGCGATCCGCTCGCTCAAGGCGGGCGCCTCGGGCTACCTGACCAAGCAGAGTGCCCCGCGCGAGCTCGTCACGGCCATCCGCCAGGTGGCCACGGGACAGAAATATGTGAGCGCGGCCCTGGCCCAGGAACTGGCCAGCTCGATTGGCGACAACCACGAAGCACCGCTGCACGACGCGCTCTCGGACCGCGAATACCAGACCCTGACCATGATCGCCTCCGGCAAGACGGTCAGCGCCATCGCCGAAGAATTGTCGCTTTCGGTCAAGACCGTCAGCGAATACCGCGCCCGCCTGCTGGTCAAGATGAAACTGAAAAACAGTGCCGAGCTGACCCATTACGCCATCAAGAACCAGCTGATCGAATAG
- a CDS encoding sensor histidine kinase, with product MPPVPPNIADLMQLFVSNTPGLVYQFILQADGTVSFPYLSEGCAALLGLPAAELQQHPERFLELIVPEDRQGYLDAMHASARALTGWNWEGRIWVQEYGDQKWINLRSTPRALPSPPGSVHWEGIMTNITASKLEQLEVTRSRARLAELTAHIERVKEQERTRIAREIHDDLGGNLTAIKMALMMLTQRLPPDEPQLAERAAYVDALVDRTIDAVHRIALDLRPTMLDFGLVAALEWQSGEFEKQNGISCAFSSSGTDIELDVDRATALFRIFQEALTNIAKHARASQVTVRLARQDQHVVLDIADNGVGIAEDDRKKPGSFGLRGMNERARALGGTMTLSDAAGGGTRVCIKIGLDAPPAAIMQPATETGNLSQ from the coding sequence ATGCCCCCTGTCCCGCCCAATATTGCCGACCTGATGCAGCTGTTCGTCAGCAATACGCCGGGCCTGGTCTACCAGTTCATCCTGCAAGCGGACGGCACGGTATCCTTTCCCTACCTGTCGGAAGGCTGCGCCGCCCTGCTCGGCCTGCCTGCTGCCGAACTGCAGCAGCATCCCGAACGCTTTTTGGAATTGATTGTGCCGGAAGACCGCCAGGGCTATCTGGATGCCATGCATGCCTCCGCACGCGCCCTGACAGGCTGGAACTGGGAAGGCCGCATCTGGGTGCAGGAGTATGGCGACCAGAAATGGATCAACCTGCGCTCGACCCCGCGCGCCCTGCCCTCGCCACCGGGCAGCGTGCACTGGGAAGGCATCATGACCAACATCACTGCGAGCAAGCTGGAGCAGCTGGAAGTGACGCGCTCGCGCGCGCGGCTGGCCGAACTGACGGCCCACATCGAGCGGGTCAAGGAGCAGGAACGCACCCGCATTGCGCGCGAGATCCACGACGACCTGGGTGGCAACCTCACCGCGATCAAGATGGCGCTCATGATGCTGACCCAGCGCCTGCCGCCGGACGAACCGCAGCTGGCCGAGCGCGCCGCCTATGTCGATGCCCTGGTCGACCGTACCATTGACGCCGTGCACCGCATTGCGCTGGACCTGCGCCCCACCATGCTCGACTTTGGCCTGGTGGCCGCGCTCGAATGGCAAAGCGGCGAGTTTGAAAAACAAAATGGCATATCGTGCGCGTTTTCCAGCAGCGGCACCGACATTGAACTGGACGTCGACCGTGCCACGGCATTGTTCCGCATCTTCCAGGAAGCGCTGACCAACATCGCCAAGCATGCGCGCGCCAGCCAGGTCACGGTGCGCCTGGCCCGCCAGGACCAGCACGTGGTGCTCGATATTGCCGACAATGGCGTAGGCATCGCTGAAGACGACCGCAAGAAGCCCGGCTCGTTTGGCCTGCGCGGCATGAACGAGCGTGCGCGCGCGCTGGGCGGCACCATGACGCTGTCAGATGCGGCCGGCGGCGGCACCCGGGTGTGCATCAAAATTGGCCTGGATGCGCCGCCAGCGGCGATAATGCAGCCAGCCACTGAAACGGGTAACTTGTCCCAATGA
- a CDS encoding phosphodiester glycosidase family protein, translating into MKRVLLTLLLSALAAAGSASPARYTVVTVDTSEDQLQLFWGDAAGKPFRGFAPLNAWLAQQGRELVFATNAGMYHPDFSPVGLLVIEGREVSPLNLGKARGNFFLKPNGVFLVGPDGPQVVASSEYPALARGVRIATQSGPLLLRHGRIHPAFKKDSRSRHIRNGVGVVGNKAIFVISDDPVTFHEFALFMRDELGCRDALYLDGSISSLYDKEQGRQDLRGLLGPMIAITAPLGAQVIR; encoded by the coding sequence ATGAAGCGTGTATTGCTGACACTACTGTTATCCGCCCTGGCCGCCGCTGGCAGTGCCAGCCCGGCACGCTATACCGTGGTGACGGTCGATACCAGCGAAGATCAGCTGCAATTGTTTTGGGGCGACGCGGCCGGCAAACCGTTTCGCGGTTTTGCGCCGCTCAATGCCTGGCTGGCGCAGCAGGGCCGGGAGCTCGTATTCGCCACCAACGCGGGCATGTACCATCCCGATTTCTCGCCCGTCGGCTTGCTTGTCATCGAGGGCAGGGAAGTGTCGCCCCTGAACCTGGGCAAGGCGCGTGGCAATTTCTTTCTGAAGCCCAATGGCGTGTTTCTGGTCGGGCCCGATGGCCCCCAGGTGGTGGCCTCTTCCGAATACCCGGCGCTGGCGCGCGGCGTGCGCATTGCCACCCAGTCCGGTCCGCTGCTGCTGCGCCACGGACGGATACACCCCGCGTTCAAGAAAGATTCCAGGTCGCGGCATATCCGCAACGGCGTGGGCGTGGTCGGCAACAAGGCCATCTTTGTCATCAGCGACGATCCCGTGACGTTTCATGAATTTGCCCTGTTCATGCGCGATGAGCTTGGCTGCCGCGATGCCCTCTACCTCGATGGCTCCATCTCCAGCCTGTACGACAAGGAGCAGGGGCGCCAGGATCTGCGCGGCTTGCTCGGGCCCATGATTGCCATTACCGCGCCTCTGGGCGCTCAAGTGATACGGTAA
- a CDS encoding biliverdin-producing heme oxygenase yields MAIASADASLQDYQQHLRMLLAWIAPLEAWLSTFADGPQAHPMLPPLARAALLANDLAHPSMPPAQPMPFDDRPWPARASAAYRWGVCYVVEGSQLGGAVLYQRLKQQLAPHPLSYLQGERHGPGPRWRAFMLALREQVQGEHAIAEACRGARDAFDRILALRAPQDCRFSNG; encoded by the coding sequence CTGGCCATCGCCAGTGCCGACGCCTCGCTGCAGGACTACCAGCAGCATTTGCGCATGCTGCTGGCGTGGATCGCACCGCTGGAAGCGTGGCTATCCACGTTTGCCGACGGACCGCAGGCCCATCCCATGCTGCCGCCACTGGCGCGCGCGGCGCTGCTTGCCAATGATCTGGCTCACCCGTCCATGCCGCCTGCGCAACCGATGCCATTTGATGACCGGCCATGGCCTGCCCGTGCCAGTGCCGCCTATCGCTGGGGTGTCTGTTATGTGGTGGAGGGATCGCAGCTTGGCGGGGCAGTACTATATCAGCGCCTGAAACAGCAACTGGCGCCCCATCCGCTGTCTTACCTGCAGGGCGAACGGCACGGCCCGGGGCCACGCTGGCGGGCATTCATGCTCGCCCTGCGCGAACAGGTGCAAGGTGAACATGCCATCGCCGAGGCCTGCCGTGGCGCGCGCGATGCGTTTGACCGCATTCTGGCGCTGCGCGCGCCGCAAGATTGCCGTTTCAGCAACGGATGA